A region of Sulfurovum sp. DNA encodes the following proteins:
- the nagA gene encoding N-acetylglucosamine-6-phosphate deacetylase, which translates to MTALINAKLIIGNKVIEDQILLFNNKIIDIDSNININDVDTIDAKGAYVSPGFIDIHIHGSGGVDVMDATPLALETLSKTLLQTGTTAFLATTMTMSQEKIEAALANIKASLGRLSGAQILGAHLEGPFINASKNGAQDKCYIQSPQSEWIEPYLDIIRIITLAPEVAQGMAFIEMMKRRYPELILSIGHSKANYDESIKAFDAGVSHVTHLFNAMSSYHHRRPGIVGACFDRDEVTADIIADTIHVHPHHLHLSHQMKKGHLILITDAMRAGCMKCGRYDLGGRDVTVSEGKAALADGTLAGSVLRMNEALRNMVEYTEMTLPEAILSVTQLPAEKLRLKKGKLMLGYDADLVIFDKDLNIITTIVEGEVKYQRSIQCSNYSNES; encoded by the coding sequence ATGACAGCACTTATCAATGCCAAATTGATTATAGGCAATAAGGTTATTGAAGACCAGATACTTTTATTTAACAATAAGATTATAGATATTGATAGCAATATCAATATTAATGATGTAGACACTATTGATGCTAAAGGGGCATATGTAAGCCCTGGATTTATTGATATACATATCCATGGCAGTGGTGGTGTAGATGTAATGGATGCTACCCCTTTAGCACTTGAAACACTCTCAAAAACACTTCTACAGACAGGAACAACAGCATTTCTTGCAACAACAATGACTATGAGTCAAGAGAAGATAGAGGCGGCATTGGCAAACATCAAAGCCTCTCTTGGTAGATTATCTGGTGCACAGATCCTTGGTGCACACCTTGAGGGACCATTTATCAATGCCTCTAAAAATGGTGCACAGGATAAATGCTATATACAGTCTCCACAGAGTGAATGGATAGAGCCTTATCTTGATATTATCCGTATAATCACATTGGCACCAGAGGTAGCGCAGGGTATGGCATTTATTGAAATGATGAAGAGGAGATATCCTGAACTAATTTTGAGTATTGGGCATTCAAAAGCAAATTATGATGAGAGCATAAAAGCATTTGATGCTGGGGTATCCCACGTAACACACCTATTTAATGCCATGTCTTCATACCATCATCGAAGACCAGGGATTGTGGGTGCCTGTTTTGACCGAGATGAAGTTACAGCAGATATTATTGCTGATACAATACATGTACACCCCCATCATTTACACTTAAGCCATCAAATGAAAAAAGGGCATCTAATACTTATTACCGATGCAATGCGTGCTGGGTGTATGAAGTGTGGTAGATATGATCTTGGAGGAAGAGATGTTACTGTATCGGAGGGTAAAGCAGCACTTGCTGATGGTACTCTAGCAGGTAGTGTGCTACGCATGAATGAAGCCCTTAGAAATATGGTAGAATATACAGAAATGACACTTCCAGAAGCAATTTTAAGTGTAACACAACTACCGGCAGAAAAACTTAGATTAAAAAAGGGAAAACTTATGTTAGGTTATGATGCTGATTTGGTTATTTTTGATAAAGATTTGAATATTATAACAACCATAGTAGAAGGAGAGGTTAAATACCAAAGGAGTATACAGTGTTCAAATTATTCAAACGAAAGCTAA
- a CDS encoding DUF1566 domain-containing protein — translation MPKLILLFTFGATLLFSEATMVRDTRTGLMWEDTSHTKETKITHPRAKAYCHQLKLGNFSNWRLPTIKELLSIVDYNRIEPATLKVFDYIKEDSFYWTSTPVAKEDDEFWGINFKHGESSRASEYYDRYVRCTRNIK, via the coding sequence ATGCCTAAGCTTATACTGCTCTTTACCTTTGGTGCTACACTACTATTTTCTGAAGCAACAATGGTACGTGACACCCGAACTGGTCTAATGTGGGAAGATACATCACATACAAAAGAGACAAAAATCACTCATCCACGTGCTAAAGCCTACTGTCACCAACTAAAACTTGGTAATTTTAGTAATTGGCGACTGCCAACCATTAAAGAACTCTTAAGTATCGTTGACTATAACCGTATAGAACCAGCAACTCTTAAAGTTTTTGACTACATCAAGGAAGACTCTTTCTACTGGACATCCACACCTGTTGCCAAAGAAGATGATGAGTTTTGGGGTATTAACTTCAAACACGGGGAAAGTAGTAGAGCTTCAGAATATTATGACCGTTATGTACGTTGTACTAGAAATATAAAATAA
- the dnaG gene encoding DNA primase: MIDQSSIESLKNIIDIVDIVGNYVELKKAGTNYKANCPFHGEKTPSFVVSPSKQIYHCFGCGVGGDAIKFVMEIEKLSYPEAIEKIASGFNFSLNYIKGSSDYSSSKRLLEVIQHWYVKNLEQNKIAKNYLHERGISQNAIERFGIGYVPEGRLVMQFLDSTSLPRPQATEAGIIAQGEDGGYYARLVERITFPIFSPNGAAVGFGGRTITNHPAKYINSPQTKLFNKSRLLYGYNLAKESIYKNKKLIVCEGYLDVVMFHQAGFTEAVATLGTALTSEHLPLLRKGEPKITLAYDGDKAGVAAALKAAQMLSYSGFDGGVVLFPDGQDPADLIAKGQSTMVTKLLREAKPIIPFVLEKMVEEHNLNDPRSKEVAFGVVKQFLFRLTPIIRDAYLPIAATLIGVSPTMFGVQAQSAKARENFSQAKDDIAQLSILKTLLEKPKLVDFVLDVVDVKFFGRYVELLEAFIRGEKEHPKLVGLSLDENIKVMDEKELEQALVQMLQAYYEEKLRNLPRQKNLSSTEKMYQIRKIKIDILPKLKKGELVIFES; encoded by the coding sequence AAATATCATTGATATTGTTGATATTGTTGGTAACTATGTAGAGCTTAAAAAAGCAGGCACAAATTATAAGGCAAACTGCCCTTTTCATGGAGAGAAGACACCATCATTTGTAGTAAGCCCCTCTAAGCAGATTTACCACTGCTTTGGCTGTGGGGTAGGTGGTGATGCTATTAAGTTTGTGATGGAAATTGAGAAGCTAAGCTACCCAGAGGCAATCGAGAAGATTGCTTCAGGGTTTAATTTCTCACTTAATTATATTAAAGGTAGTTCAGATTACTCTAGTTCCAAGCGACTGCTTGAAGTAATTCAACACTGGTATGTGAAGAATCTTGAGCAAAATAAAATAGCAAAGAATTACTTACATGAACGAGGTATTTCTCAGAATGCTATTGAGCGTTTTGGCATTGGGTATGTACCTGAAGGTAGATTGGTGATGCAGTTTCTCGATTCTACCTCCTTGCCGCGCCCGCAAGCAACTGAAGCAGGGATTATTGCACAAGGGGAAGATGGTGGTTACTATGCGCGTTTAGTTGAACGCATTACTTTCCCTATTTTTTCTCCTAATGGTGCAGCAGTTGGATTTGGGGGTCGTACCATCACCAATCATCCGGCAAAATATATCAATTCACCACAAACTAAACTTTTTAACAAATCTCGTTTACTTTATGGCTACAATCTTGCTAAAGAAAGTATCTACAAAAACAAAAAGTTAATTGTATGTGAGGGTTACCTTGATGTTGTAATGTTCCATCAAGCAGGTTTTACTGAAGCGGTGGCAACACTGGGGACGGCCTTGACAAGCGAACACCTTCCACTACTTCGCAAAGGAGAACCAAAAATTACTCTTGCCTATGATGGAGACAAAGCAGGAGTAGCCGCAGCACTTAAGGCAGCACAAATGCTTTCTTATAGTGGTTTTGATGGTGGAGTGGTACTTTTCCCTGATGGACAAGACCCTGCTGACCTTATTGCCAAAGGACAAAGCACAATGGTGACAAAACTCTTACGTGAAGCTAAGCCAATTATTCCTTTTGTGTTAGAAAAAATGGTCGAGGAGCATAATTTGAATGATCCACGTTCTAAAGAGGTAGCATTTGGTGTTGTCAAGCAATTTCTTTTTAGATTAACACCCATTATTAGAGATGCCTATCTTCCCATAGCGGCAACACTTATAGGTGTATCACCTACTATGTTTGGTGTGCAAGCACAGTCTGCCAAAGCTAGAGAGAACTTCTCTCAGGCTAAAGATGATATAGCACAGTTAAGTATTCTGAAAACACTTTTAGAGAAGCCAAAATTGGTTGATTTTGTATTAGATGTAGTTGATGTGAAGTTTTTTGGGAGATATGTGGAGCTTTTAGAGGCATTCATAAGGGGAGAAAAAGAGCATCCAAAACTAGTAGGGCTTTCACTTGATGAAAATATCAAAGTAATGGATGAGAAGGAGTTAGAACAGGCTTTAGTACAGATGCTTCAAGCCTACTATGAAGAGAAACTTAGAAATCTTCCTCGACAGAAAAATCTCTCTTCTACAGAAAAAATGTACCAGATTAGAAAAATCAAGATTGATATTTTGCCAAAGTTAAAAAAGGGTGAGTTGGTAATATTTGAGAGCTAA
- a CDS encoding PTS transporter subunit EIIC: MFNLSQHIGKALMTPIAILPVAALLLRLGFGDIFEGQVALIMKSAGEAIFSNLDLLFGIGIAYGLAKNNDGAAALSGAIGVFIAKAVYMNIDNTVNMGVFVGIIIGVVTGILYNRYHTIKLPEFLGFFGGKRFIPIITALVAIIVGVLSGYFWHYAQNGIDAFSNTIIGLGEIGTFIYGVLNRLLIPLGLHHILNSVFWFQLGEYSYLKDGVQVVANGDLHRFFAGDPSAGIYMSGFYVVMMFGLPAIAYAIYLNTPKAHRKKAGAILAGVAFTSFLTGITEPLEFLFLFVAPVLFVIHALLTGLALAIAQGLNIHAGFGFSAGLIDYLINYKLATHPLRLVMLGLAFTPIYFIVSYYTIKIFKLKIFETESSHKNSEDADKTVTAFIKALGGIDNIINTDACITRLRMSVKSSHNLKDEDFIRLGAKGVIRPDKHSIQIVLGTKAEGIAEKIKVLTT; the protein is encoded by the coding sequence ATGTTTAACCTATCTCAACATATTGGTAAGGCACTGATGACCCCCATTGCTATTCTACCTGTAGCGGCATTACTGCTTCGTCTTGGATTTGGTGATATTTTTGAAGGACAAGTTGCCCTTATAATGAAAAGTGCTGGAGAGGCTATCTTTTCCAATCTTGACCTACTTTTTGGCATCGGTATTGCCTATGGACTAGCAAAAAATAATGATGGAGCAGCAGCACTTTCTGGAGCCATTGGCGTGTTTATTGCCAAAGCAGTCTATATGAACATTGACAATACGGTTAACATGGGGGTTTTTGTCGGCATTATTATCGGGGTAGTTACAGGGATACTTTATAATCGCTATCATACTATTAAACTGCCTGAGTTTCTTGGATTCTTTGGAGGAAAACGTTTCATACCTATCATAACTGCTCTTGTTGCTATTATCGTAGGAGTACTTTCTGGCTACTTTTGGCACTATGCACAAAATGGTATTGATGCTTTTTCTAATACTATCATTGGGTTGGGTGAAATAGGTACCTTTATCTATGGTGTACTTAATCGTCTACTGATTCCCCTAGGGCTACACCATATTCTCAACTCAGTCTTCTGGTTCCAGTTGGGTGAGTATAGTTATCTCAAGGATGGCGTACAAGTAGTTGCCAACGGTGATCTACACCGCTTCTTTGCCGGTGATCCAAGTGCAGGCATTTATATGTCTGGTTTCTATGTGGTAATGATGTTTGGTCTACCTGCTATTGCATATGCAATTTATCTTAATACTCCCAAAGCCCATCGCAAGAAAGCTGGTGCCATCCTTGCAGGAGTTGCATTTACCTCATTCTTGACAGGTATCACCGAACCATTAGAGTTTCTCTTTCTTTTTGTTGCACCAGTACTCTTTGTTATCCATGCCCTCTTGACTGGGCTTGCACTTGCCATAGCCCAAGGACTCAATATTCATGCTGGATTTGGCTTCTCTGCTGGTCTCATTGACTACCTCATCAATTACAAACTTGCTACTCACCCTCTCCGACTTGTTATGTTGGGGCTTGCATTTACTCCTATTTACTTTATTGTCAGTTACTATACCATTAAGATATTCAAACTCAAAATATTTGAAACCGAATCCTCCCATAAAAATAGTGAAGATGCAGATAAAACTGTGACTGCCTTTATTAAAGCCTTGGGCGGTATTGATAATATTATAAACACCGATGCTTGTATTACTCGTTTACGAATGAGTGTTAAAAGTAGTCATAATTTAAAAGATGAAGATTTCATAAGGCTGGGGGCAAAAGGAGTTATCAGACCAGATAAGCATTCAATCCAAATTGTACTTGGCACAAAAGCAGAAGGTATAGCAGAGAAAATTAAAGTATTGACTACTTAA
- a CDS encoding PTS glucose transporter subunit IIA produces the protein MFKLFKRKLREVVSPIDGQVVDITEVPDEVFANKMVGDGVAIKPIGDIFCAPISGTVSKIFLTNHAYSIKSDKDLEVMVHIGLETVALEGKGFERLVNEGDSITAGDPVIKVDLDYIVIHARDIITPIIISEESDVQQIEKKLSIVKCGDVVMKVT, from the coding sequence GTGTTCAAATTATTCAAACGAAAGCTAAGAGAGGTAGTTTCGCCTATTGATGGACAGGTGGTTGATATTACCGAAGTACCAGATGAGGTATTTGCTAATAAAATGGTTGGAGATGGGGTTGCCATCAAGCCTATAGGAGATATATTCTGTGCCCCAATTAGTGGTACTGTTAGCAAGATATTTTTAACCAATCATGCTTATAGTATTAAAAGTGACAAAGATCTTGAAGTGATGGTACATATTGGGTTAGAGACGGTAGCACTTGAAGGAAAAGGCTTTGAACGTTTGGTTAATGAGGGTGATAGCATTACTGCAGGTGATCCGGTAATTAAAGTTGACTTGGATTATATTGTGATACATGCCAGAGACATTATCACTCCTATTATTATCTCTGAAGAGAGTGATGTTCAGCAGATAGAGAAAAAGTTATCTATTGTTAAGTGTGGTGATGTTGTAATGAAGGTAACCTAA
- a CDS encoding ATP-binding protein produces MKHLIDFIEAKEIKKSCIFKHLKCTEVEAKLIQYVCCRYVQGTEEISVLDMLQENFRGKSYLYLKKLPLVKNLLDLGWFIQVSFGQVKAHDSSQLELINTSVTPSMSLLRLLEKGSLEIFLPEIKPYTDHLEYLQDQFDMVALLHQIATYKQEFTNNSLNIGRLKNKLTLLTKRIEERIKITQTPIIVEEFFKEKQLDEKEQRIFLALLKEEYSGGEGQFRDMNTLIELISFDEYEKIKNRALLEDGAKLIIEGIIDYEEILNMFGGVSRSFYLQEEVMQRIIHPKKKKTVTKLKLDALVKEQELFEYLKPETTLDDVVLHSKTRETLDNVVKQVDKEVFKKLREWGIKDKRKSIDARIIFYGVAGTGKTMTAMSLAKTLKKPILSFDCSKILSMYVGESEKNVRRIFDDFKELSAKAKVEPILLLNEADQFLSSRSEGVSSSADKMHNQMQNIFLEQIECFEGILIATTNLLGNIDKAFSRRFNYKIEFRKPGKKQRLRLWQFMLPEKADYTEDFDVEILAKYELTGGQINLIIRNTAYKVAVRKESVFGNHDFLEEIEKELGSSFDGTKSMGFKV; encoded by the coding sequence TTGAAGCACCTAATTGATTTTATAGAAGCCAAAGAGATAAAGAAGAGCTGTATCTTCAAGCATTTAAAGTGTACCGAAGTGGAAGCAAAACTGATCCAGTATGTTTGCTGTCGGTATGTTCAGGGAACAGAGGAGATATCGGTATTGGATATGTTGCAGGAAAATTTTCGGGGAAAGTCCTATCTTTATCTTAAGAAGCTACCACTAGTAAAGAATCTACTTGATCTAGGCTGGTTTATACAGGTGAGTTTTGGGCAGGTTAAAGCACATGACTCTTCGCAGTTGGAACTTATTAATACTTCAGTAACACCGAGTATGTCACTACTCCGCCTACTTGAAAAAGGGTCATTAGAAATATTTTTACCAGAAATAAAGCCTTATACCGATCACCTAGAGTATCTACAAGATCAGTTTGATATGGTTGCACTGCTACATCAGATTGCTACTTATAAACAAGAGTTTACTAATAACTCATTGAATATTGGTAGGCTTAAAAATAAGTTGACACTATTGACAAAACGTATCGAGGAGCGTATCAAAATTACCCAAACACCTATTATTGTTGAGGAGTTTTTTAAAGAAAAGCAACTTGATGAAAAAGAACAACGTATTTTTCTTGCCCTTTTGAAAGAAGAGTACAGTGGGGGTGAAGGGCAGTTTCGTGATATGAACACACTGATTGAACTAATTAGCTTCGATGAGTACGAGAAGATCAAGAATCGTGCCCTACTTGAAGATGGTGCCAAGCTAATTATTGAGGGAATTATTGACTATGAAGAGATCCTCAATATGTTTGGTGGAGTAAGCCGTTCATTCTATCTTCAAGAAGAGGTAATGCAACGTATTATTCACCCTAAAAAGAAAAAAACAGTTACCAAACTTAAGCTTGATGCATTAGTTAAAGAGCAAGAGCTTTTTGAATACCTCAAGCCCGAGACAACACTTGACGATGTGGTACTCCACTCTAAGACCCGTGAGACACTTGATAATGTAGTAAAACAAGTTGACAAAGAGGTATTTAAAAAATTGCGTGAGTGGGGTATTAAAGACAAGCGTAAGAGTATTGATGCGCGCATTATCTTCTATGGGGTAGCGGGTACAGGTAAGACAATGACTGCAATGAGTCTTGCCAAGACACTGAAAAAACCTATTCTCTCTTTTGACTGCTCAAAAATCTTATCAATGTATGTAGGAGAGAGTGAGAAAAATGTTCGCCGTATTTTTGATGATTTTAAAGAGCTTAGTGCTAAAGCAAAGGTCGAACCTATTTTGTTGCTTAATGAAGCTGACCAGTTTTTGAGTTCTAGAAGTGAAGGAGTTAGTAGCAGTGCTGATAAGATGCATAATCAGATGCAGAATATCTTTCTTGAGCAGATTGAATGTTTTGAGGGGATACTTATTGCTACTACTAATCTATTGGGCAATATTGACAAAGCTTTTTCAAGACGATTTAACTATAAGATTGAGTTTAGGAAGCCAGGTAAAAAACAGCGCTTGAGACTTTGGCAGTTTATGTTGCCTGAAAAAGCAGACTATACAGAAGATTTTGATGTAGAAATACTGGCAAAATATGAGCTAACTGGTGGACAGATCAATCTTATTATTCGAAATACTGCCTACAAGGTTGCGGTACGCAAAGAGTCAGTTTTTGGTAACCATGATTTTCTTGAAGAGATTGAAAAAGAACTTGGCAGTAGTTTCGATGGCACTAAAAGTATGGGATTTAAGGTTTAG
- a CDS encoding HPr family phosphocarrier protein: protein MFLFNRLFAKSHTIVLHILSSNGFHLRPVAQFTTEAKKFSCSVEAESRGKVINAKNLNELLSLNLDKGDHFDLICRGTDADKAIEKLSQVFEALMEKEPEYNTIKETRNHYDGTHLNGKIIVSGVTISSLWHYSKTTTKKITGTVFSEAITMSIAELEYLYITHQAQADNTIYLAQKVLLESLAHINSLHDFEKYIIQKSEALHGGKMEAKIVDYQDILQRVKRHLGYHTTINYPSNTFILVAEDLLPSQIEALPKQVQGVVLKNTSPASHTAILLRATGIPSLIIQENLPQIEESVILDAYSGTLVISPTKEDICKAQACISQEKETLNTANQKRFEKAVTSDGISVKILANITDVTSAKIAKNSGAEGIGLLRTEFLFKEKLPSFKEQQDIYKAIFNLFDDVTIRTLDVGGDKSLPYIDIPQENNPFLGIRGIRLLKTHPELIEAQLHAIFIAAEGKALKVMFPMIATVKEFNEAKHFAQKIAKKHHINIDNIMFGIMVEIPSVLFQIEAFNEIVDFYSIGTNDLNQYLFAIERTHPLLTLDPYSQVLFDTIKKIHKEADKPISICGEIASDSKVVPWLITHGITTLSLSAQKIPTIKETIRHV, encoded by the coding sequence ATGTTCTTATTTAATCGACTCTTTGCCAAAAGCCATACAATTGTATTGCATATTCTCTCATCTAATGGGTTTCATTTACGCCCTGTAGCACAATTTACTACTGAAGCCAAAAAGTTCTCTTGTAGTGTTGAAGCAGAGAGTCGTGGTAAAGTTATCAATGCTAAAAACCTCAATGAACTTCTATCACTCAACCTTGATAAGGGTGATCATTTTGATCTCATCTGTAGAGGAACGGATGCTGATAAGGCCATAGAAAAACTTTCTCAAGTCTTTGAAGCACTCATGGAAAAAGAACCTGAATACAATACTATAAAGGAGACCAGAAATCATTATGATGGTACTCACTTAAATGGAAAAATCATTGTGTCTGGGGTTACGATTTCCTCATTATGGCACTACAGTAAAACTACTACAAAGAAAATAACTGGTACAGTATTTTCTGAAGCAATTACTATGAGTATTGCTGAATTAGAGTATCTCTACATCACACATCAGGCTCAAGCTGATAATACAATCTATCTTGCCCAAAAAGTATTACTTGAGTCCCTCGCACACATCAATTCACTTCATGATTTTGAAAAATATATAATACAAAAAAGCGAAGCACTTCATGGTGGTAAAATGGAGGCAAAGATTGTCGATTACCAAGATATTCTTCAGCGAGTCAAAAGACACCTAGGCTACCATACTACAATAAACTACCCTTCCAATACATTCATACTAGTTGCAGAGGATCTTCTTCCTTCGCAAATAGAAGCATTACCAAAGCAAGTACAGGGGGTTGTTCTCAAAAATACATCACCCGCCTCCCATACTGCTATTCTACTACGTGCAACGGGAATTCCATCTCTAATCATTCAGGAGAATTTACCACAGATAGAGGAGAGTGTTATCCTCGATGCATACAGTGGTACACTTGTTATATCTCCAACAAAAGAAGATATATGTAAAGCTCAAGCATGCATCAGTCAAGAAAAAGAGACTTTAAATACAGCCAATCAAAAACGTTTTGAAAAAGCAGTCACATCTGATGGTATCTCTGTCAAAATACTTGCCAACATCACTGATGTTACTTCAGCAAAGATTGCTAAAAATTCAGGTGCGGAAGGGATTGGGTTGCTGCGCACTGAGTTTCTTTTTAAAGAGAAACTTCCTTCCTTTAAAGAACAACAAGATATCTATAAGGCTATTTTTAATCTTTTTGATGACGTAACCATACGTACCCTCGATGTGGGAGGGGACAAGTCATTGCCTTATATTGACATTCCTCAAGAGAATAATCCATTTTTAGGTATCCGCGGTATTCGCCTACTTAAAACTCACCCAGAACTTATTGAAGCACAATTACATGCCATCTTTATTGCCGCAGAAGGCAAGGCACTTAAAGTGATGTTTCCCATGATTGCTACTGTAAAAGAGTTCAATGAAGCCAAGCATTTTGCACAGAAAATAGCAAAAAAGCATCATATTAATATTGATAACATTATGTTTGGTATCATGGTAGAAATACCTTCTGTTCTCTTTCAGATAGAGGCATTCAACGAGATAGTCGATTTCTACTCCATTGGTACTAATGATCTCAACCAATATCTATTTGCCATCGAACGAACCCATCCTTTGCTAACCCTAGACCCATATTCACAAGTACTCTTTGATACTATCAAGAAGATTCACAAAGAGGCAGATAAGCCTATCAGTATCTGTGGAGAAATAGCTAGTGACAGCAAAGTAGTGCCTTGGCTAATCACACATGGTATCACTACACTCAGCCTTTCAGCACAGAAAATTCCCACTATCAAGGAGACTATCCGACATGTTTAA
- a CDS encoding fibrobacter succinogenes major paralogous domain-containing protein, translating into MNFNSFSIIMIFVSLILVGCKSVCDANFSTTYNGNKYGCVINNTTHKVWLDRNLGATRVARSITDTLSYGDYFQWGRKADGHEDKTSKTTSVLATTLENPNSNFIVRAVDSDWVADGVDDNGSKRTAFLLKTDGKGICPNGFRVPTRQEWENEYHTWKSNDTEGAYTSVLKLPTSGIRVAEAQGARLTEMGERGYYWTSEFDETRRLARYFRTTSGKGVNFRPGFPIYGLSIRCIRKNSATAYEIAKNKYLE; encoded by the coding sequence ATGAATTTTAACTCATTCTCAATAATAATGATATTTGTATCATTAATTTTAGTAGGCTGTAAATCTGTATGCGATGCTAATTTTTCAACTACATACAATGGCAATAAATATGGATGTGTTATTAATAACACAACACATAAAGTATGGTTAGATAGAAATCTGGGTGCTACAAGAGTAGCCAGATCTATTACAGATACACTGTCTTATGGTGATTATTTTCAGTGGGGCAGAAAAGCTGATGGCCATGAAGACAAGACATCAAAAACAACATCAGTTCTAGCAACAACGCTAGAAAACCCAAATAGTAATTTTATTGTAAGAGCAGTAGATAGTGATTGGGTAGCTGATGGAGTGGATGATAATGGATCAAAAAGAACAGCTTTTCTATTGAAAACTGATGGAAAAGGTATATGCCCTAATGGATTTAGGGTACCAACTAGGCAGGAGTGGGAAAATGAATATCATACTTGGAAAAGTAACGATACCGAAGGTGCCTATACTTCGGTATTAAAATTACCAACATCAGGTATTCGTGTTGCAGAAGCCCAAGGTGCACGTCTAACAGAAATGGGTGAACGTGGTTACTATTGGACATCTGAGTTTGATGAAACAAGGAGACTTGCTCGGTATTTTCGTACCACAAGTGGTAAAGGTGTAAATTTTCGTCCAGGTTTTCCTATATATGGATTATCTATCCGCTGCATTAGAAAAAATAGTGCTACAGCATATGAAATTGCTAAAAATAAATATTTAGAATAA
- the nfo gene encoding deoxyribonuclease IV, translating to MKFVGAHVSASGGVENAPLNAMHIGAKAFALFTKNQRQWVAKPLTEASIEAFKSNLEKSGILSRHVLPHDSYLINLGHPETDKLEKSREAFIDELKRCEQLGLEKLNFHPGSHLVKISKHDAHYEEKLIEAEIHCLDIIAESINFAIEATEGSSVKLVIENTAGQGSNLGYKFEHLAHLIEKVEDKSRVGVCLDTCHTFTAGYDLRTRKAYDKTMDTFGNIVGFEYLMGMHINDSKPPLGSRVDRHHSLGFGEIGWDAFHFIMNDPRMDDIPLVLETINEEIWTEEIKALYDFIET from the coding sequence ATGAAATTTGTAGGAGCACATGTGAGTGCCAGTGGAGGAGTAGAGAATGCGCCTCTTAATGCAATGCATATAGGGGCAAAAGCCTTTGCTCTTTTTACCAAGAATCAGCGTCAGTGGGTTGCTAAGCCACTGACGGAAGCCTCTATTGAAGCATTTAAGTCAAATCTTGAAAAAAGTGGTATCCTTTCTAGGCATGTGCTTCCACATGATTCTTACTTGATTAATCTTGGGCATCCTGAAACAGATAAGCTAGAGAAATCTCGTGAAGCATTTATTGATGAGTTAAAACGATGTGAACAGTTGGGGCTAGAGAAGCTCAATTTTCATCCAGGCTCTCATCTTGTTAAGATATCTAAACATGACGCACATTATGAAGAGAAGTTGATAGAAGCAGAAATACATTGTCTTGATATTATTGCTGAGTCAATTAATTTTGCCATAGAGGCAACAGAAGGCTCTAGTGTTAAGTTGGTTATTGAGAATACTGCTGGGCAAGGGAGCAATCTTGGCTATAAATTTGAACACTTGGCACACCTCATAGAGAAAGTTGAGGATAAAAGTCGTGTGGGTGTTTGTTTAGATACCTGTCATACTTTCACTGCAGGATATGATTTGCGTACCCGTAAAGCTTATGATAAGACAATGGATACATTTGGCAATATTGTTGGATTTGAATATTTGATGGGGATGCATATTAATGACTCCAAGCCACCACTTGGATCACGTGTAGACCGTCACCATTCACTAGGATTTGGTGAAATTGGCTGGGATGCGTTCCATTTTATTATGAATGATCCAAGAATGGATGATATTCCATTGGTATTAGAGACTATTAATGAGGAGATATGGACGGAGGAGATTAAGGCATTGTATGATTTTATTGAAACTTAA